In Triticum aestivum cultivar Chinese Spring chromosome 5B, IWGSC CS RefSeq v2.1, whole genome shotgun sequence, the following proteins share a genomic window:
- the LOC123115466 gene encoding alpha-copaene synthase has product MTERRDKLVLKARDKLLTLCDPLAELKMIDALQRLGVSCHFKEEIDLKLHKLSSQKFDCENLHVISLQFRLLRQDGCYMSSDVFQSFMENEENFEATMQSDVRALLALYEAAHLGTPNEQFLKDAQKKTTSLLKSKVGHLEKPLADKVKHALETPCFRRMKILEARLYIPLYQEDKEECNETLLELAKLNFYLLQGLYREEVNKICEWYYEKESSWKLFYARHRPAEAYFWALGVYYEPQYAKARKFLAKFIATITPYDDTFDNYGVWEELRPFADVMQRWDMQDVDQLGECYKDYARFMFGTMIEIENALPKDIATRNVNFIKNIINEVCKGYLTEIIWRDNNYIPPLEEHMKVTLITCFYCAISCTAFVVFEENITEEVLQWMSKFPQIVKDSCIVSRLMDDIVAHEFETERNNVATAVTCYMKEYGTTKEVASEALWEVVENAWKDMNKEFLSVTDIPSSLLIRVINLAGMMETMYKEIDGYTDSAILKNRISLLLEQPMTF; this is encoded by the exons ATGACTGAAAGACGCGACAAGCTAGTACTCAAAGCAAGGGACAAGTTACTCACCTTATGTGATCCATTGGCTGAGCTGAAGATGATTGATGCACTCCAGCGTCTTGGAGTTTCTTGCCATTTCAAAGAGGAAATCGATTTGAAACTACATAAGCTTTCCTCACAGAAGTTTGACTGTGAGAACCTTCATGTCATCTCCCTTCAGTTTAGGTTGCTGAGGCAAGACGGATGTTACATGTCTTCAG ATGTATTCCAGAGCTTTATGGAAAACGAGGAAAATTTTGAGGCCACAATGCAAAGTGATGTACGAGCTCTACTTGCACTTTATGAGGCAGCTCATCTTGGCACACCAAATGAGCAATTTCTCAAAGATGCCCAAAAGAAAACAACGAGTCTGCTAAAATCAAAGGTTGGCCATCTTGAAAAACCACTTGCAGATAAagtgaaacatgctcttgagacacCATGCTTCCGTAGGATGAAGATATTGGAGGCTAGGTTGTATATCCCTCTATACCAAGAAGATAAGGAGGAATGCAATGAAACACTTCTTGAACTTGCGAAACTGAATTTTTATCTTCTTCAAGGCctttaccgggaagaagtcaacaaAATATGCGA GTGGTATTATGAAAAGGAATCCTCATGGAAATTATTCTATGCACGCCATAGACCAGCAGAAGCATACTTTTGGGCACTTGGAGTGTATTATGAACCACAATATGCCAAGGCCAGAAAGTTTTTAGCAAAATTTATAGCAACAATTACACCATATGATGACACTTTTGACAATTATGGCGTATGGGAAGAGCTGCGACCTTTTGCTGATGTCATGCAAAG GTGGGACATGCAGGATGTTGACCAACTCGGGGAATGCTACAAAGACTATGCACGGTTTATGTTTGGCACCATGATTGAAATAGAGAATGCACTTCCAAAAGACATAGCAACGAGAAATGTTAACTTTATCAAAAATATC ATTAATGAAGTATGCAAAGGCTATTTGACTGAAATTATTTGGAGAGATAACAATTACATACCACCCTTGGAAGAGCATATGAAGGTTACACTCATTACATGCTTTTATTGTGCTATTAGTTGCACTGCTTTTGTTGTATTTGAAGAGAACATTACAGAGGAGGTTCTACAATGGATGTCTAAGTTTCCACAAATTGTCAAGGATTCTTGTATTGTATCACGACTAATGGACGATATTGTTGCCCATGAG tttgaaacagaaagaaataaTGTTGCCACTGCTGTAACTTGCTACATGAAGGAGTATGGGACAACAAAAGAGGTGGCAAGTGAAGCACTTTGGGAAGTTGTGGAGAATGCATGGAAAGATATGAACAAGGAGTTTCTCAGCGTGACTGATATACCATCTTCGCTGCTTATCCGTGTAATAAACCTCGCAGGGATGATGGAGACAATGTATAAGGAGATTGATGGGTACACAGACTCGGCGATACTGAAAAATCGGATATCTTTATTACTTGAGCAGCCAATGACATTCTAG